The Thiogranum longum genome includes a region encoding these proteins:
- a CDS encoding HAD-IA family hydrolase has translation MKNLPSAVQLIVFDWDGTLMDSETQIVHALQASIQDMALEERSIDECRNIIGLGLHEAIETLYPGREEDFAARFVERYRHHWFSDTQHSDLFPGSRETLTLLKDAGFMLGVATGKGRIGLDRVLADTGLGNLFSVTRCSDETRSKPHPQMLNEILQETGIEARHALMVGDTEYDLKMANEAGIGPVAVNYGVHAPERLLQHNPLVCLDTITELVDWLAEQQLLDPGCIKQEILAL, from the coding sequence GTGAAAAACCTGCCATCAGCCGTGCAGCTGATTGTGTTTGACTGGGATGGAACGCTGATGGACTCGGAAACCCAGATCGTGCATGCGCTACAGGCATCAATACAGGATATGGCACTGGAAGAACGCAGTATCGATGAATGCCGGAACATTATCGGTCTCGGCCTGCATGAAGCCATCGAAACATTGTACCCGGGTCGGGAAGAAGACTTTGCAGCCCGTTTCGTTGAACGTTACCGGCATCACTGGTTTTCCGATACACAACACTCTGACCTGTTTCCCGGCAGTCGCGAAACCCTTACTCTGTTAAAAGACGCAGGGTTTATGCTGGGTGTGGCAACGGGAAAGGGGCGTATCGGCCTGGACCGGGTGTTGGCCGATACCGGGCTGGGAAACCTTTTTTCTGTGACTCGTTGTTCCGACGAAACCCGGTCAAAACCCCACCCGCAAATGCTGAATGAAATTTTGCAGGAAACCGGGATCGAAGCACGCCATGCACTGATGGTTGGTGATACGGAATACGATCTGAAGATGGCAAACGAGGCAGGAATAGGCCCTGTCGCGGTTAACTACGGCGTACACGCCCCCGAGCGCCTGCTTCAACATAACCCGCTGGTGTGCCTGGATACGATTACGGAACTGGTCGACTGGCTTGCGGAACAGCAATTACTGGATCCTGGCTGCATCAAACAGGAAATACTGGCTTTATAA
- the rluC gene encoding 23S rRNA pseudouridine(955/2504/2580) synthase RluC has product MENADKPSVQWMDINAGQAGQRIDNFLLRVLKGVPKSRIYRLLRKGEVRVNRGRIRADYRLKAGDQVRIPPVRVAERQAPAPTAGAVEVLANSIIYEDERLLVLDKPAGMAVHGGSGLSYGVIEALRALRPDAPYLELVHRLDRDTSGCLLIAKRRSELRTLHELLRTGDVEKRYLLLARGDWSQGPWKINAPLRKNQMQGGERIVRVDPDGKVALTHFRFLEGYGNASLMEAVLKTGRTHQIRVHAAHAGHPLAGDTKYGDAEFNRELRKLGLKRLFLHAHFVAFRDKERQREIEVSAPLAPDLRKLIQQLE; this is encoded by the coding sequence ATGGAAAATGCTGATAAACCGAGCGTGCAGTGGATGGATATCAACGCCGGGCAGGCCGGGCAGCGGATTGACAACTTTCTGTTGCGTGTTCTCAAGGGCGTACCGAAAAGCCGAATTTACCGGTTACTGCGCAAGGGCGAGGTGCGCGTCAATCGTGGGCGTATCCGCGCCGATTACCGCCTGAAAGCGGGTGACCAGGTGCGGATTCCACCCGTCAGGGTGGCTGAGAGGCAGGCGCCGGCCCCGACGGCGGGCGCCGTGGAAGTGCTGGCGAACAGCATTATCTATGAAGACGAGCGGTTGCTGGTACTGGACAAGCCTGCCGGCATGGCTGTGCATGGGGGTAGCGGCCTGAGTTACGGCGTGATCGAGGCCCTGCGCGCGTTACGCCCGGACGCGCCCTACCTGGAACTGGTCCACCGGCTCGATCGCGATACCTCCGGTTGTCTGCTGATCGCCAAACGGCGCAGTGAATTGCGTACATTGCACGAATTATTACGCACCGGCGATGTCGAAAAGCGCTACCTGCTGCTGGCCCGGGGTGACTGGAGCCAGGGACCCTGGAAAATCAATGCGCCGCTACGCAAGAACCAGATGCAGGGTGGCGAACGCATTGTGCGTGTAGACCCGGATGGCAAGGTGGCGCTCACGCATTTCCGTTTTCTGGAAGGTTACGGAAACGCCAGCCTGATGGAGGCTGTACTTAAAACAGGCCGCACACACCAGATACGGGTGCATGCCGCCCACGCAGGACACCCGCTGGCCGGGGACACGAAATACGGGGATGCGGAATTCAACCGAGAACTGCGCAAACTCGGCCTGAAGCGCCTGTTTCTACATGCACATTTTGTCGCATTCAGGGATAAAGAACGGCAGCGTGAAATCGAAGTCAGCGCACCACTGGCGCCTGATTTGAGAAAACTGATTCAACAACTGGAGTAA
- the rne gene encoding ribonuclease E yields the protein MKRMLINATQPEELRVALVDGQKLFDLDIEVPARGQKKSNVYKGKITRIEPSLEAAFVDYGAERHGFLPMKEVARTYFREGATEGSGRVSIKDALREGQEIIVQVEKEERGNKGAALTTFISLAGRYLVLMPNNPRAGGVSRRIEGEDRSVVRDAMAQLNYPDTMGLIVRTAGVGRQSEELQWDLDYLIHLWESIAKASEERPAPFLIYQESNVIIRALRDHLRSDIGEILIDDKEVHQRAIEFMTQVMPHNLPKLKLYDDPVPLFSRYQIESQIESAFQREVTLPAGGAIVIDHTEALISIDINSARATKGSDIEETALNTNLEAADEIARQLRLRDMGGLIVIDFIDMQPTKHQREVENRLRDALRIDRARVQVGRISRFGLLEMSRQRLRPSLGESSQIVCPRCNGQGTVRGVESLALSILRIIEEDAMKDKTGRIIAHVPVDVGTYLLNEKRDILFNLEQRHKLSVTLIPTPSLETPHYEIKRVRADELGGEEGATSHKLIPETQETDITATLRENKAPEVEKAAVQSIAPAAPAPAPAPVAQPAATPATGLIRRLWKNLFGKTVEIEEEKKPEPQPRSRSRGGNRGGRNRSGNARRSQGARRNEGEKREASDNPPQGQKPRRRNDNAGKKDSKEAAKEKDAVEKTDASKATAEQKATPEQNKGQGQQRSRRGRRGGRRRSSQRRDGNTTQNPQNTDSGDAAGNVTKQQGKPATGNTPAGGEDGNRTATAKASTSESGQAETGRSRRKPQSEPPAKTPGTDARLTAKPDSTPKPASGTPTDAPKLPAVSAPKPVATVADKKESAPKPAAAAADKPGTMGDE from the coding sequence ATGAAGCGTATGCTAATCAATGCCACGCAACCCGAAGAGCTGCGCGTGGCTCTGGTCGACGGCCAGAAACTCTTCGATCTCGATATTGAGGTACCCGCCCGCGGCCAGAAAAAGTCTAACGTATACAAAGGTAAAATAACCCGCATCGAGCCCAGCCTCGAAGCAGCCTTTGTTGACTACGGCGCCGAGCGCCACGGCTTCCTGCCCATGAAGGAAGTTGCCCGCACCTACTTCCGCGAAGGCGCCACTGAAGGCAGTGGTCGTGTATCGATCAAGGACGCCCTGCGCGAAGGCCAGGAGATCATCGTCCAGGTCGAGAAGGAAGAGCGTGGTAACAAAGGCGCCGCCCTGACCACTTTCATCAGTCTTGCCGGTCGCTACCTGGTACTGATGCCCAACAATCCCCGTGCCGGTGGCGTATCACGCCGAATCGAAGGCGAGGACCGTAGCGTCGTACGCGACGCCATGGCGCAACTGAACTACCCGGACACCATGGGCCTGATTGTGCGCACTGCCGGTGTCGGTCGTCAAAGCGAAGAACTGCAGTGGGACCTGGATTACCTGATCCACCTGTGGGAATCCATTGCCAAGGCCAGTGAAGAACGCCCGGCGCCCTTCCTGATTTACCAGGAAAGCAATGTCATTATTCGTGCCTTGCGCGATCACCTTCGCAGCGATATCGGTGAAATCCTTATCGACGACAAGGAAGTGCACCAGCGCGCCATCGAATTCATGACCCAGGTCATGCCGCACAATCTGCCCAAGCTGAAGCTTTACGATGATCCGGTTCCGCTGTTTTCGCGCTACCAGATAGAAAGCCAGATCGAGTCCGCCTTCCAGCGCGAAGTGACACTTCCGGCCGGCGGCGCCATTGTGATCGATCATACCGAGGCGCTGATTTCGATCGACATCAACTCGGCACGCGCCACCAAAGGCAGCGATATCGAGGAAACGGCACTCAATACCAATCTCGAAGCTGCCGACGAAATTGCTCGCCAGCTACGCCTGCGTGATATGGGCGGCCTGATCGTGATCGACTTCATCGATATGCAGCCAACCAAGCACCAGCGCGAAGTGGAGAACCGTTTGCGTGATGCTTTACGCATTGACCGTGCGCGCGTGCAGGTTGGTCGTATCTCGCGTTTCGGTCTGTTGGAGATGTCACGTCAACGACTGCGCCCGTCACTGGGTGAATCCAGCCAGATTGTCTGTCCACGTTGTAATGGCCAGGGTACCGTGCGTGGCGTTGAGTCACTGGCACTGTCGATTCTTCGTATCATTGAAGAAGATGCCATGAAGGATAAAACCGGGCGCATCATTGCGCATGTCCCGGTCGATGTCGGAACCTACCTGCTGAATGAAAAACGCGACATCCTTTTCAACCTGGAACAGCGACACAAGCTGAGTGTTACGCTGATTCCCACCCCCAGCCTGGAAACACCACACTATGAAATCAAACGTGTTCGTGCAGATGAACTGGGTGGTGAAGAAGGTGCTACCAGCCACAAACTGATTCCGGAGACCCAGGAAACCGATATCACGGCCACGCTACGCGAAAACAAGGCACCGGAAGTTGAAAAAGCAGCGGTACAGTCCATTGCGCCTGCCGCACCTGCCCCGGCACCGGCACCTGTTGCACAGCCAGCTGCAACGCCGGCAACCGGCCTGATACGGCGACTGTGGAAAAACCTGTTTGGAAAAACTGTCGAAATCGAGGAAGAGAAAAAGCCTGAACCACAACCGCGCAGCCGCTCACGTGGCGGTAACCGCGGCGGGCGCAACCGATCCGGTAATGCCAGGCGTAGTCAGGGAGCCCGTCGTAACGAAGGTGAAAAACGTGAAGCCTCCGACAACCCGCCACAGGGACAAAAACCCCGTCGGCGTAACGACAATGCCGGAAAGAAAGACAGCAAAGAAGCCGCCAAAGAGAAGGACGCGGTTGAAAAAACAGATGCGTCGAAAGCCACAGCTGAACAGAAGGCCACGCCAGAACAGAACAAGGGACAGGGTCAACAACGCAGCCGGCGTGGCCGGCGTGGCGGACGCCGTCGGTCCAGTCAGCGTCGCGATGGTAATACCACCCAGAATCCGCAAAATACAGATTCCGGTGATGCAGCAGGCAATGTCACCAAACAACAGGGTAAGCCTGCTACAGGCAACACCCCTGCAGGCGGTGAAGACGGAAACCGGACTGCCACGGCAAAGGCTTCTACATCAGAATCCGGCCAGGCAGAGACCGGTCGATCCCGACGCAAGCCACAGTCAGAACCACCGGCAAAGACTCCCGGGACTGACGCCCGTCTGACAGCAAAACCTGATAGTACTCCGAAACCTGCAAGTGGCACGCCGACTGACGCGCCAAAACTGCCGGCTGTCAGTGCGCCAAAACCCGTAGCGACGGTGGCTGATAAAAAAGAGTCAGCACCAAAGCCAGCGGCGGCCGCTGCTGACAAACCCGGCACTATGGGTGACGAGTGA
- a CDS encoding low molecular weight protein-tyrosine-phosphatase — translation MSKTKVLFVCMGNICRSPTAQGVFERLVEEAGLAAHVDIDSAGTHAYHVGEPPDRRATQAAAGRGIDLTSQRARRVREHDFESFDYVLAMDHDNLDELRAICPAHYQERVRLLLEFAETSQHGDVPDPYYGGAQGFERVLDMVEDGAQGLLEEIRQRIEVS, via the coding sequence ATGAGTAAAACAAAGGTATTGTTTGTATGTATGGGCAATATTTGTCGTTCGCCGACCGCCCAGGGTGTGTTTGAGCGCCTGGTAGAAGAGGCGGGCCTCGCTGCACATGTCGATATCGACTCCGCAGGCACTCATGCCTACCACGTCGGTGAACCACCGGATCGCCGTGCTACCCAGGCGGCGGCCGGACGAGGCATTGACCTTACCTCGCAGCGCGCGCGTCGTGTTCGTGAACATGACTTTGAGTCATTCGACTATGTACTGGCTATGGATCATGACAATCTTGATGAACTGCGTGCAATCTGCCCGGCACACTATCAGGAGCGCGTCCGGCTGCTACTGGAGTTTGCCGAAACCAGCCAGCATGGTGATGTGCCAGACCCGTATTATGGCGGTGCTCAAGGATTCGAGCGCGTCCTCGATATGGTCGAGGACGGTGCGCAGGGTTTGCTGGAAGAAATACGTCAACGGATCGAAGTCAGTTAA
- the kdsB gene encoding 3-deoxy-manno-octulosonate cytidylyltransferase, whose amino-acid sequence MSHSFKVVIPARYASTRLPGKPLRELIGKPMLQHVWEAAGRCGADQIVIATDDERIEKAAREFGAEVCMTATTHASGTDRLGEVVTSLGWSADTIVVNVQGDEPLMPPGLIDQVANDLAGNSEASIATVATPLVAAGEFFDPNVVKVVRDKAGFALYFSRAPIPWDRDLLMDDVKALPIGIMPLRHIGIYAYRVGYLNRYVEMRPCPLEQAEQLEQLRALWYGERVHVAEAGQRPGPGVDTEDDLVIAEELLRARQSEA is encoded by the coding sequence ATGAGTCATTCTTTTAAAGTTGTAATACCGGCGCGTTATGCCTCAACCCGGTTGCCTGGTAAACCATTGCGGGAACTGATCGGCAAACCTATGTTGCAGCATGTCTGGGAAGCGGCAGGGCGGTGTGGTGCAGACCAGATTGTTATTGCCACTGACGACGAGCGCATAGAAAAAGCAGCACGGGAATTCGGCGCCGAAGTGTGCATGACGGCGACTACCCATGCCAGCGGTACCGACAGGCTCGGCGAAGTGGTTACCTCGCTGGGCTGGTCCGCTGACACGATTGTCGTCAATGTGCAGGGTGATGAGCCGTTGATGCCGCCAGGCCTGATCGACCAGGTAGCCAATGATCTTGCCGGCAACAGTGAGGCATCAATAGCCACTGTAGCTACGCCATTGGTGGCTGCTGGTGAGTTCTTTGACCCGAATGTGGTCAAGGTGGTCAGGGACAAGGCAGGCTTTGCGTTGTATTTCAGTCGTGCGCCGATACCCTGGGACCGCGATTTACTGATGGATGATGTCAAGGCATTACCGATCGGTATCATGCCACTGCGCCATATCGGTATTTATGCGTATCGGGTCGGTTATCTGAATCGTTATGTGGAAATGCGGCCTTGTCCACTAGAGCAGGCGGAACAGCTCGAGCAATTAAGGGCGCTCTGGTACGGCGAACGCGTTCACGTGGCGGAAGCCGGACAGCGCCCCGGTCCGGGTGTCGACACCGAGGACGATCTGGTGATTGCAGAAGAACTGCTCAGGGCGCGTCAGAGTGAAGCCTGA